Genomic segment of Roseofilum capinflatum BLCC-M114:
CCTACATTAGGTCATATTAATTTTGATGCCCTAGAAGCCGCCTTTACCGAACAAGCCGAAGGACTCTATGACGGAGGCGTAGACCTCTTTATTATTGAAACTTGTCAAGACGTTCTGCAAATAAAAGCCGCATTAAACGCCGTAGAAAAAGTCTTTGAACGCCAAGGAGAACGCCGCCCGATCATGGTTTCCATCACCATGGAAGTCATGGGAACTATGCTCGTTGGTTCCGAAATTGGAGCCGCTTTAACCATTCTTGAACCCTACAATATTGATATTTTAGGCTTAAACTGCGCCACCGGCCCCGATCGCATGGCCGAGCATATTAAATATCTTTGCGAGCATTCCCCCTTCACCGTCTCCTGCATTCCCAACGCCGGATTACCCGAAAATGTCGGCGGTCATGCCCATTACAAACTCACCCCCATGGAATTACGCATGGCCCTCAATCGGTTTGTGGAAGATTGGGGCGTGCAAATCATTGGCGGATGCTGTGGAACCCGTCCCGATCATATTCAACAATTAGCCGAAATTGCCGCTACCCTCAAACCCAAAGAACGCCACCCCGTCTTTGAACCAGCAGCCGCATCCATCTATAGCCCTCAACCCTACCATCAAGATAATTCCTTCCTCATTGTCGGCGAAAGACTCAACGCCAGTGGCTCCAAAAAATGCCGCAACCTACTCAATAAAGAAGACTGGGATGGCTTAGTTTCTCTAGGTAAAGCCCAAGTCAAAGAAGGGGCCCATATTTTAGATGTGAACGTCGATTATGTGGGTCGGGATGGAGTGCGAGATATGAACGAACTCGCCTCTCGTTTAGTCAACAACATGACCCTGCCCTTAATGTTAGATTCCACCGAGTGGGAAAAAATGGAAGCCGGGTTAAAAGTGGTGGGCGGAAAATGTATCCTTAATTCCACCAACTACGAAGATGGAGAACCCCGGTTTTTGAAAGTCTTAGAACTGGCGAAAAAATACGGCGCGGGTGTGGTTGTGGGAACCATTGATGAGGATGGCATGGCGCGAACGGCCGATAAAAAGTTTGAGATTGCTAAACGGGCTTATGACCAGGCAATTGAATATGGAATTCCTGCCCATGAAATATTCTTTGATACTCTAGCACTGCCTATTTCTACCGGGATTGAAGAAGACCGAGAAAACGGAAAAGCAACCATAGAATCGATTCGTCGCATTCGCGAAGAATTGCCAGAGTGTCATATTATGCTTGGTGTTTCCAATATTTCCTTCGGCTTAAATGCAGCAGCGCGGATTGTTCTCAACTCCATGTTCTTGCACGAAGCCATGCAAGCAGGATTAGATAGCGCCATTGTCAGCGCCAACAAGATTTTACCCCTAGCCAAAATTGAACCCGAACATCAAGAAGTCTGTCGCAAACTGATCTACGATCAACGGGAATTTGATGGCGAAATTTGCACCTACGATCCCCTGGCAGAATTGACTAAACTGTTTGAAGGGAAGAAAGCGAAGCGCGATCGTTCGGGTGATGAAAATCTGCCCATTAACGAGCGCCTCAAAAACCATATTATCGACGGCGAGCGTATTGGTTTAGAAGACTCCTTGAAAAAGGCCTTAGAAGAGTATCCACCCCTAGAAATTATTAACGTCTTCCTACTCGATGGCATGAAAGTAGTTGGGGACTTATTCGGTTCCGGACAGATGCAACTTCCCTTTGTGTTGCAATCAGCCGAAACAATGAAAGCGGCAGTCGCCTATCTAGAACCGTTCATGGAAAAATCAGAATCGGGCAACAATGCCAAAGGAATCTTTGTGATTGCCACAGTGAAAGGAGATGTCCATGATATTGGTAAAAATTTAGTCGATATCATCCTGTCCAATAACGGCTACAAAGTGGTTAACTTGGGCATTAAACAACCCGTCGATAATATTATTGATGCCTATCGCGAGCATAACGCCGACTGTATCGCCATGAGTGGCTTGCTGGTGAAATCGACAGCGTTTATGAAGGATAATTTGGAAACCTTTAATGAGCAAGGAATTAGCGTGCCGGTGATTTTGGGGGGAGCCGCTCTAACGCCCAAGTTTGTCTATCAGGATTGTCAAAATGCCTATAAAGGTCGAGTGATTTACGGGAAAGATGCTTTTTCTGACTTGACGTTTATGGATAAGTTGATGCCTGCGAAAGCGGCGAATAATTGGGATGATTTCCAAGGCTTTTTGGATGAAGTAGACAATAATGGAAACGGCCATGTTGAAGTCGAGGATAAGGGAGAAGACACAGGAACAGAATCCAAGTCCTCGGAACCAGAGGTGATTGATACTCGGCGATCGGAAGCCGTAGAAATTGATATTCCTCGTCCCACTCCTCCCTTCTGGGGCAGTCGGATTTTGCAACCGGAAGATATTCCTTTAGAAGAGGTTTTCTGGTATTTAGATTTGCAAGCGCTGTTTGTGGGGCAATGGCAATTCCGCAAGCCGAAAGATAAATCTCGTGAAGAATATGACGAGTTCTTGCAAGAGACGGTGCATCCCATCTTAGAGGAATGGAAAGAGAAGATTTTAACGGAAAATATCTTGAAGCCCCAAGCGCTTTATGGTTATTTCCCGGCTCAGTCGGAAGGGAATACGGTGTTTGTTTATGATGCTGAGGAGATGAACGGGGGAATGGCGAAAACGGTGAAATATACCTTTGAGTTTCCGCGCCAAAAACGCTCCCGTCGCTTGTGTATTGCGGATTTCTTTGCGCCGAAGGAGAGCGGGGTGATGGATGTGTTCCCGATGCACGCGGTAACGGTGGGAGAAGTAGCGACGGAATACGCGCAGAAGTTGTTTGCAGGCGATCGCTATACAGACTATCTTTATTTCCATGGTATGGCGGTGCAAACCGCCGAAGCAATGGCGGAATGGTTGCACGCCAAAATTCGCCGCGAATTAGGCTTTGGGGATGAAGAACCGGATAATGTGCGTGATATGTTCAAACAGCGCTATCACGGTTCCCGCTATAGTTTCGGCTATCCCGCTTGTCCGAATATGGAAGACCAGTATAAGCAATTGGAGCTGCTGGGGAGCGATCGCATTAATATGTACATGGACGAGAGCGAGCAAATCTATCCCGAACAATCCACCAGCGCCATTATCACCCACCATCCCGTCTCCAAATACTTCAGCCCATAAGCCAGTTTGACCTCCTTCTCACAAGGGGCTTGTGGCCCCTTGTCGCTTGTTCAAGGAGCGAATAGTCATTCTAATTAAGGTTGATACACCAAGATCTATCTACAACAACGGTATCTGTAGGGGCGAACGGCCGTTCGCCCCTACAATTGATGTATCGAGGCTCCATATTTTTCATATGCACCGGCTTATGGTCATTTTAAGGGGATTTTAAGGATTGTTAATGTTACCTTTCAATCCAGACAGGGGATAAAATGCTTGACAC
This window contains:
- the metH gene encoding methionine synthase; amino-acid sequence: MNSAFLNRLQSPERPVIVFDGAMGTNLQVQNLTAEDFGGPEYEGCNEYLIKTKPEAIAKVHRDFLSAGCDVIETDTFGAASIVLAEYDLADQAYELNKAAAELAKSITAEFSTPEKPRFVAGAIGPTTKLPTLGHINFDALEAAFTEQAEGLYDGGVDLFIIETCQDVLQIKAALNAVEKVFERQGERRPIMVSITMEVMGTMLVGSEIGAALTILEPYNIDILGLNCATGPDRMAEHIKYLCEHSPFTVSCIPNAGLPENVGGHAHYKLTPMELRMALNRFVEDWGVQIIGGCCGTRPDHIQQLAEIAATLKPKERHPVFEPAAASIYSPQPYHQDNSFLIVGERLNASGSKKCRNLLNKEDWDGLVSLGKAQVKEGAHILDVNVDYVGRDGVRDMNELASRLVNNMTLPLMLDSTEWEKMEAGLKVVGGKCILNSTNYEDGEPRFLKVLELAKKYGAGVVVGTIDEDGMARTADKKFEIAKRAYDQAIEYGIPAHEIFFDTLALPISTGIEEDRENGKATIESIRRIREELPECHIMLGVSNISFGLNAAARIVLNSMFLHEAMQAGLDSAIVSANKILPLAKIEPEHQEVCRKLIYDQREFDGEICTYDPLAELTKLFEGKKAKRDRSGDENLPINERLKNHIIDGERIGLEDSLKKALEEYPPLEIINVFLLDGMKVVGDLFGSGQMQLPFVLQSAETMKAAVAYLEPFMEKSESGNNAKGIFVIATVKGDVHDIGKNLVDIILSNNGYKVVNLGIKQPVDNIIDAYREHNADCIAMSGLLVKSTAFMKDNLETFNEQGISVPVILGGAALTPKFVYQDCQNAYKGRVIYGKDAFSDLTFMDKLMPAKAANNWDDFQGFLDEVDNNGNGHVEVEDKGEDTGTESKSSEPEVIDTRRSEAVEIDIPRPTPPFWGSRILQPEDIPLEEVFWYLDLQALFVGQWQFRKPKDKSREEYDEFLQETVHPILEEWKEKILTENILKPQALYGYFPAQSEGNTVFVYDAEEMNGGMAKTVKYTFEFPRQKRSRRLCIADFFAPKESGVMDVFPMHAVTVGEVATEYAQKLFAGDRYTDYLYFHGMAVQTAEAMAEWLHAKIRRELGFGDEEPDNVRDMFKQRYHGSRYSFGYPACPNMEDQYKQLELLGSDRINMYMDESEQIYPEQSTSAIITHHPVSKYFSP